Proteins found in one Aethina tumida isolate Nest 87 chromosome 1, icAetTumi1.1, whole genome shotgun sequence genomic segment:
- the LOC109608738 gene encoding uncharacterized protein LOC109608738 isoform X2: protein MKLFKKNGFNCYSCQGGFTTPCALILPAGVWEYCTGKNAQCFESIEFFQGSAIKYVERRCWVPPAGSNQTDYCKSWNNPNGEQIYCRSCKGDKCNGNKFNPNYDNGKNSWFINSSNCHSKAH, encoded by the exons ATGAAACTATTCAAGA aaaatggatttaattgttattcatGCCAAGGAGGATTTACAACCCCATGTGCCTTAATTCTTCCTGCCGGAGTATGGGAATATTGTACTGGAAAAAATGCTCAATGTTTCGAATCTATAGAATTTTTCCAAG gcaGTGCTATTAAATATGTCGAAAGGCGTTGTTGGGTTCCTCCAGCAGGAAGCAACCAAACGGATTACTGTAAATCATGGAATAATCCAAATGGTGAACAGATTTATTGCAGGTCATGTAAAGGTGATAAGtgtaatggaaacaaattcaATCCCAATTATGACAATGGAAAGAATTCatggtttataaattcttCTAACTGTCATTCAAAAGCCcattaa
- the LOC126264231 gene encoding uncharacterized protein LOC126264231: MLIYGIIILSFAAFDANCKGFNCYSCQGGFKTRCAVIIDAGMWIYCRGKNAQCYESIEYYQGDVIKYVHRHCWVPPPGSNTTNYCDAWNNPNGQQIYCRSCRTNLCNTHFFNPNNNNGKNGWFLNTTNNNPSIANELVF; the protein is encoded by the exons atgctaATATAcggaataataatattaagttttgcAGCATTTGATGCTAATT GTAAAGGTTTCAATTGTTATTCTTGCCAAGGAGGATTTAAAACACGTTGTGCAGTTATTATTGATGCAGGCATGTGGATTTATTGCAGAGGCAAAAATGCACAATGCTACGAGTCCATAGAATATTATCAAg GAGATGTTATTAAATACGTTCATCGACATTGTTGGGTTCCTCCACCAGGAAGTAATACTACAAATTATTGCGACGCCTGGAATAACCCTAATGGTCAACAGATTTACTGTCGATCATGTAGgactaatttatgtaatacacATTTCTTCAACCCTAACAACAACAACGGTAAAAATGGATGGTTTCTTAACACTACCAATAATAACCCATCAATAGCCAACGAGTTAGTGTTTTAA
- the LOC109608738 gene encoding uncharacterized protein LOC109608738 isoform X1, whose product MKLFKSLFFLLLFFVSLYAENGFNCYSCQGGFTTPCALILPAGVWEYCTGKNAQCFESIEFFQGSAIKYVERRCWVPPAGSNQTDYCKSWNNPNGEQIYCRSCKGDKCNGNKFNPNYDNGKNSWFINSSNCHSKAH is encoded by the exons ATGAAACTATTCAAGAGTTTGTTCtttttattactgtttttcGTGAGCTTATATGCAG aaaatggatttaattgttattcatGCCAAGGAGGATTTACAACCCCATGTGCCTTAATTCTTCCTGCCGGAGTATGGGAATATTGTACTGGAAAAAATGCTCAATGTTTCGAATCTATAGAATTTTTCCAAG gcaGTGCTATTAAATATGTCGAAAGGCGTTGTTGGGTTCCTCCAGCAGGAAGCAACCAAACGGATTACTGTAAATCATGGAATAATCCAAATGGTGAACAGATTTATTGCAGGTCATGTAAAGGTGATAAGtgtaatggaaacaaattcaATCCCAATTATGACAATGGAAAGAATTCatggtttataaattcttCTAACTGTCATTCAAAAGCCcattaa